The segment CAACCAAGCGTGCGCGCTTCGGCGACACGATGCGCACCCAGACCAGTCGGTTTTTCGCCGAGCTGCCGAGTGAGGATATCGAGGTGTTCGGGTCGGGTACCGACGCCGAAACGGTCACGGAACAACGCGGTCGCGAGGCACTGGCCGATTTGCGTGCCATGCTCAAGTCGAACTGAACCACGGTACCCCTGACGCATGTTGATCGACTCGCACTGCCACCTCGACTTCGACGGACTCCGTGAAGACCTCGAAGGCACCCTGGCACGCGCCCACGACGCCGGTGTCGACCACATCCTGTGCATCAGTGTCACGCTCGAGGATTTCCCCCGTGTGCTCGATACCGCCGGCCGATCCGACAACCTCTTCGCCTCGGTCGGTGTGCACCCGTGCTACCCGGAGGCCGAGCAGCCCGGTATCGACCAGCTGGTCGAGCTCGCCGATCACCCGAAAGTGGTGGCCATCGGAGAAACGGGCCTCGACTTCATGCGTGTGGAAGGCGACATGCAGTGGCAACGCGAGCGTTTTGTCACACACATCGAGGCCGCCGCGCGTGCCGACAAACCGTTGATCATTCACACGCGCGCGGCGGCCCAGGACACCGTCGACATGTTGGTGGCCAACCGTGCGGACCGTTCGGGTGGCGTGATGCACTGTTTCGCCGAAAACTGGGACATCGCCCGGCAGGCCCTCGATCTCGGTTTCTACATTTCGTTTTCGGGCATCGTGACCTTCAAGTCGGCCAAAGCCGTGCAGGAGGCCGCGCGCCTGGTGCCCCTGGATCGCCTGCTGGTGGAAACCGATGCGCCCTACCTCGCCCCGGTGCCGCACCGCGGTAAACCCAACGAGCCGGCGTTCGTGCGGCACACGGCGCAGTTCCTCGCCGACCTCCGTGGCATACCCCTCGACGAGCTGGCCGCCCACACCCGGCGGAACTTCTTCTCGCTGTTTGCCACAGCGCGCCCTGCCAGCACGCCGCTCCGGGCCGGCCCGCAGGGGGCCCCGCCAGGCTGACACAACGCGCACCCAGGCCGTATACTGAGGCCATGGAAACCGTTCCGACTCCGCGGCGTATGCACCCGGGCCTCACCGCCCTGGTGTTGCTGTGCGCGCTCGGACTGTCAGCCTGCGCGTCGCTGGTCGACCGGATCGTACCGGACCCGCCGGACGTCACGCTGGTGGGTGTCGACCTGGTCGAGGCCTCGCTGTTGCAGCAGACCTTCAACCTCACGCTCAACCTGCAAAACCCGAACGACCGCACGCTCGCGATCCAGGACACCCAGTTCTCGGCCATCATCAACGGCGAGGAGTTCGCGAGCGGCATCAGCAAGACGCCGATCGACCTGCCACCCTACGGTGAAGCGGATGTGTCCGTGAGGGTGAACAGTGGTCTGCTGAAAGTGCTCGAGAACCTCGGGAAGTTGACGGGCGGTCAGGGACTCAACTACCGGCTCGAAGGGTCAGTCAAGATCGCTGGCATCCCGGTGCGCATTCCATTCAGCCAGGACGGCACCCTCTCCCCCTAGCCGTGCAGCGGCTGCACCTCGAGCACCGCCTTGCTTTTCACCGCGCAATCTCGATGCCTGCACGTCAGCTCACCTGCTCACGCAATTTGATGAGCAATGACTGTGCGATTCTGAACGCGCGACGGAAGACAGACCGAAACGGGTGAAGGTAGAGCGTGATCAGCGAGTGCTCCGCTGGTGTCTGCTCCTTTTTGACACCGAATTGCAAATCGGCATCGGGCTCGGACGGGTGAAGCGTGTTCCCCATGCGATCCCAAATGGCAAGCACAACCCCGAAATTCCGGTCGTGGTGCCGCCGCTCGATCGAGTGGTGAATGTGGTGTTGCGCGGGTGAGATCAACCACTTCTCCAACCAGCTCGGGTAGTGCACCGGCACGTTGGAATGGCGCAGGTTGGCGCCCAGTGCATTGAAGGCGAATATGACGACGTTGATACCAAGCACCGAGATCAAATCGACCTTGTTTCCGAACACGAAGACGAATATGCCGATAGAACAACCCTGCACCACGGCACTGCGCAAGACGTAGATCACACCCTCGACGGGGTGGGTTCGGAATATGGTCAGCGGTGTCAGCGTTTCCGCCGAATGGTGCACCCGGTGGAACGGCCACAACCAGGGGGAGCGGTGCATCAGC is part of the Pseudomonadota bacterium genome and harbors:
- a CDS encoding TatD family hydrolase, translated to MLIDSHCHLDFDGLREDLEGTLARAHDAGVDHILCISVTLEDFPRVLDTAGRSDNLFASVGVHPCYPEAEQPGIDQLVELADHPKVVAIGETGLDFMRVEGDMQWQRERFVTHIEAAARADKPLIIHTRAAAQDTVDMLVANRADRSGGVMHCFAENWDIARQALDLGFYISFSGIVTFKSAKAVQEAARLVPLDRLLVETDAPYLAPVPHRGKPNEPAFVRHTAQFLADLRGIPLDELAAHTRRNFFSLFATARPASTPLRAGPQGAPPG
- a CDS encoding LEA type 2 family protein, which encodes METVPTPRRMHPGLTALVLLCALGLSACASLVDRIVPDPPDVTLVGVDLVEASLLQQTFNLTLNLQNPNDRTLAIQDTQFSAIINGEEFASGISKTPIDLPPYGEADVSVRVNSGLLKVLENLGKLTGGQGLNYRLEGSVKIAGIPVRIPFSQDGTLSP
- a CDS encoding sterol desaturase family protein; amino-acid sequence: MFEQITDTVTDLFFNPEKRVFIGYLASAWVIGIVWLCWAGGSSLRGAMSRTFDRRTWLGRSARADYLLLAINRGVMGLITPALIGQLAIATFWFHFLHGHFAPGGGADVPRAVVLTAFTLTLFLFDDASRYWVHRLMHRSPWLWPFHRVHHSAETLTPLTIFRTHPVEGVIYVLRSAVVQGCSIGIFVFVFGNKVDLISVLGINVVIFAFNALGANLRHSNVPVHYPSWLEKWLISPAQHHIHHSIERRHHDRNFGVVLAIWDRMGNTLHPSEPDADLQFGVKKEQTPAEHSLITLYLHPFRSVFRRAFRIAQSLLIKLREQVS